From a single Halobellus ruber genomic region:
- a CDS encoding acc operon protein: MSDLTDRLSLPDDADDEEAAAIAAAVAAHLRDTERAAAAAAAARESEPTWDGERWTFASRVDATTGRRLRRVPDGAPPEKWTAAGRIERF, from the coding sequence ATGTCGGACCTCACCGACCGGCTGTCGCTGCCCGACGACGCCGACGACGAGGAGGCCGCAGCGATCGCGGCGGCGGTCGCGGCACACCTCCGGGACACCGAACGGGCCGCAGCGGCCGCAGCGGCCGCCCGGGAGTCGGAGCCGACGTGGGACGGCGAGAGGTGGACCTTCGCGAGCCGCGTCGACGCCACGACCGGTCGGCGGCTCCGGCGGGTGCCCGACGGCGCCCCACCCGAGAAGTGGACGGCTGCGGGGCGCATAGAGCGGTTCTGA
- a CDS encoding sodium-dependent transporter encodes MARETWATRVGFILAAAGSAVGLGNIWRFPWVTADNGGSAFLAVYLGIVLLVGVPGLLAEFVVGRRGKKSPVGALRDLSGSRGWGLWGVFYVITAIALLSFYSVVGGWILRYFGESASGLVGAPPAYFAAPGQYFGGVAAGPDAFGFHLLFLALTALVVLGGVRRGIELGTKVMMPAVLVLLVGLAVWAGARPGAAAAYAFYLAFDVATVRANFFDVLGPAAGQALFTLSLGAGTMITYASYIDEDRSLPFDATVIAALNTLVGVLAGLVVFPLLFSLGVDPAQTSPGPGALFVGLAGAFAQLPGGVVIATAFFGVVVLAALSSSISMLEIPVSFLVDEYGLGRRRAVALVAAGVVATGGLCAFNPTIAGTAVFGFVAGPLVDTLLTVGLIAVLLFVGWVMGRDALAELRSGAGGPSAAVATPWLLAVGAVLPVFLVFTLLTTVGVDAGLGFWPTVLVAVVVGAAAVAGLRTERALL; translated from the coding sequence ATGGCACGTGAGACCTGGGCGACGCGGGTGGGGTTCATCCTCGCGGCCGCGGGCTCTGCGGTCGGCCTCGGGAACATCTGGCGGTTCCCGTGGGTGACGGCGGACAACGGCGGCAGCGCGTTTCTCGCGGTGTACCTCGGGATCGTACTGCTGGTCGGCGTCCCCGGGCTCCTCGCGGAGTTCGTGGTCGGACGCCGCGGAAAGAAGAGCCCGGTCGGCGCGCTGCGTGACCTTTCGGGGTCGCGGGGCTGGGGACTGTGGGGCGTGTTCTACGTGATCACGGCGATCGCGCTGCTTTCCTTCTACAGCGTCGTCGGCGGCTGGATCCTCCGCTACTTCGGCGAGAGCGCCTCGGGGCTCGTGGGCGCGCCGCCGGCGTACTTCGCCGCCCCGGGGCAGTACTTCGGCGGCGTCGCGGCCGGCCCCGACGCCTTCGGCTTTCACCTGCTCTTTCTCGCGCTGACGGCGCTTGTCGTCCTCGGCGGCGTCCGCCGCGGGATCGAACTGGGCACGAAGGTGATGATGCCGGCCGTGCTCGTGCTCCTGGTCGGACTCGCCGTCTGGGCCGGCGCACGCCCCGGCGCGGCCGCGGCATACGCGTTCTACCTCGCGTTCGACGTCGCGACGGTCCGGGCGAACTTCTTCGACGTGCTCGGGCCGGCCGCCGGCCAGGCGCTCTTCACGCTCTCGCTCGGCGCGGGGACGATGATCACCTACGCCTCCTACATCGACGAGGACCGCTCGCTGCCCTTCGACGCGACGGTGATCGCGGCCCTCAACACGCTCGTCGGCGTCCTCGCGGGGCTCGTGGTGTTCCCGCTTTTGTTCTCGCTCGGCGTCGATCCGGCGCAGACGTCTCCCGGTCCCGGGGCGCTGTTCGTCGGACTCGCGGGCGCGTTCGCACAACTCCCCGGCGGCGTCGTGATCGCGACGGCGTTCTTCGGCGTCGTCGTGCTCGCGGCGCTGTCCTCGTCGATCAGTATGCTCGAGATCCCGGTGTCCTTTCTCGTCGACGAGTACGGCCTCGGCCGTCGGCGCGCCGTGGCGCTGGTCGCCGCCGGGGTCGTCGCCACTGGCGGGCTCTGCGCGTTCAACCCCACCATCGCGGGCACGGCGGTCTTCGGTTTCGTTGCCGGGCCGCTCGTGGACACGCTGCTCACGGTGGGGCTCATCGCCGTATTGCTCTTCGTCGGGTGGGTGATGGGCCGGGACGCACTCGCGGAACTCCGTTCCGGCGCCGGCGGCCCGAGCGCGGCGGTCGCCACGCCGTGGCTCCTCGCGGTCGGCGCCGTCCTCCCGGTCTTTCTCGTCTTCACGCTGCTCACGACGGTCGGCGTCGACGCCGGTCTCGGCTTCTGGCCGACGGTTCTCGTCGCCGTCGTCGTCGGCGCGGCGGCCGTCGCGGGACTCAGGACCGAGCGGGCGTTGCTCTGA
- a CDS encoding phosphorylase family protein — translation MTDPSDRNSSPLFGVKEFDEPSVFTPEALLDNARRQKDLPDRSVPEICILDPDGDIVRQLRATGEARKDEAWPGYHTDIYRFERGSEEFGIVGDAVGASFAVLLAEQLFAAGCRFLISVTSAGQIVPKDDPPYFVLIERALRDEGTSHHYRPTGRYATLDDELGASVEEACEPVSRPVYTGSTWTTDAPFRETETAIERARSEEVLAVEMEAAALYTFAAVREQPVVCFAHVTNQMGQTADDFEKGKADGSRDALEVIGAAATAWRSAD, via the coding sequence GTGACCGACCCGTCCGACCGGAACTCGTCTCCGCTTTTCGGCGTGAAAGAGTTCGACGAACCGTCCGTGTTCACACCGGAAGCGCTGCTGGACAACGCCCGTCGGCAGAAGGACCTCCCGGACCGTTCGGTTCCGGAGATCTGTATTCTCGATCCGGACGGGGACATCGTCCGCCAGCTACGGGCCACCGGGGAGGCACGGAAGGACGAAGCCTGGCCGGGGTATCACACGGATATCTATCGGTTCGAGCGGGGTAGCGAGGAGTTCGGAATCGTCGGGGACGCTGTGGGGGCATCGTTTGCTGTGCTACTTGCGGAACAGCTGTTCGCTGCCGGTTGTCGGTTCCTCATCAGTGTGACCTCTGCCGGGCAGATCGTGCCGAAGGACGACCCGCCGTACTTCGTCCTCATCGAACGTGCGCTCCGCGACGAGGGAACGAGTCATCACTATCGGCCTACGGGTCGCTATGCGACGCTCGACGACGAACTCGGCGCTTCAGTCGAGGAAGCCTGCGAACCCGTCTCCCGTCCCGTTTATACGGGATCGACGTGGACGACGGACGCCCCGTTTCGGGAAACTGAGACCGCGATCGAGCGTGCACGATCGGAAGAGGTCCTCGCAGTCGAGATGGAAGCGGCGGCGCTGTATACGTTCGCAGCGGTTCGGGAGCAGCCGGTCGTGTGCTTCGCGCACGTGACCAACCAGATGGGACAGACCGCGGACGACTTCGAGAAAGGGAAAGCGGACGGAAGCCGGGACGCGTTGGAGGTGATCGGCGCGGCTGCTACCGCCTGGCGATCCGCTGATTGA
- a CDS encoding 30S ribosomal protein S17e, translating to MAIKPKYVKQLGKLLLEKYPEAFNTDFETNKESVATLTNVESKGVRNRIAGYITRKNSGGESSA from the coding sequence ATGGCGATCAAACCCAAATACGTCAAGCAGCTCGGGAAGCTGCTCCTCGAGAAGTATCCGGAGGCGTTCAACACCGACTTCGAGACCAACAAGGAGAGCGTCGCGACGTTGACGAACGTGGAGTCGAAGGGGGTCCGCAACCGGATCGCGGGCTACATCACCCGGAAGAACAGCGGCGGCGAGTCTTCTGCGTAG
- the carA gene encoding glutamine-hydrolyzing carbamoyl-phosphate synthase small subunit produces the protein MSDAYLALEDGRVIEARGRAPGRTRGELVFTTAYTGYEESLTDPSYEEQVLTFSYPLIGNYGVRTERFESDRVHPRAGIAHEFTDDVAEWLRGEGVPAIDHIDTRELVTSIREEGAMKCGIAVGDDATPEAAKAELSECKGMSEHVDIGKRVTTVEHTTYGDGAVDVALIDCGAKMSIVESLVDRDATVHVLPYDTTPGDIADLDPDLLFISNGPGDPANFEAAETLVEEYVGDLPIAGICLGQQVVARALGGTTEKMMFGHRGVNQPVRDLDSGQVVMTTQNHGYTVGEPGDELDVKQVNVNDGTAEGLANEDLDVITRQYHPEAHPGPHDSLGFFDDVLAMTAADRNVVADD, from the coding sequence ATGTCGGACGCCTATCTGGCCCTGGAGGACGGCCGCGTGATCGAAGCTCGCGGGCGCGCTCCGGGACGGACCCGCGGTGAGTTAGTGTTCACGACCGCGTACACCGGCTACGAGGAGAGTCTGACCGATCCCTCCTACGAGGAGCAGGTCCTGACGTTCTCGTACCCGCTGATCGGCAACTACGGCGTCCGAACCGAGCGCTTCGAGTCCGACCGCGTCCACCCGCGTGCGGGCATCGCCCACGAGTTCACCGACGACGTCGCCGAGTGGCTCCGAGGGGAGGGCGTCCCCGCGATCGACCACATCGACACCCGGGAACTCGTCACCTCGATCCGCGAGGAGGGCGCGATGAAGTGTGGCATCGCCGTCGGCGACGACGCCACCCCCGAGGCCGCGAAGGCCGAACTGAGCGAGTGCAAGGGGATGAGCGAACACGTCGACATCGGCAAGCGCGTCACCACCGTCGAGCACACCACCTACGGCGACGGCGCGGTCGACGTCGCGCTGATCGACTGCGGCGCGAAGATGTCGATCGTCGAGTCGCTTGTCGACCGCGACGCCACGGTCCACGTGCTGCCGTACGACACCACGCCCGGCGACATCGCCGACCTCGATCCCGATCTACTCTTCATCTCGAACGGCCCCGGCGACCCGGCGAACTTCGAGGCCGCCGAAACGCTGGTCGAGGAGTACGTCGGCGACCTCCCGATCGCGGGGATCTGCCTGGGCCAACAGGTCGTCGCCCGCGCGCTGGGGGGCACGACCGAGAAGATGATGTTCGGCCACCGCGGCGTCAACCAGCCGGTCCGTGACCTCGATTCCGGGCAGGTCGTGATGACCACCCAGAACCACGGGTACACCGTGGGCGAACCCGGCGACGAACTCGACGTGAAACAGGTCAACGTCAACGACGGCACCGCCGAGGGGCTCGCAAACGAGGACCTCGACGTGATCACCCGACAGTACCACCCCGAGGCCCACCCCGGCCCCCACGACTCGCTGGGCTTTTTCGACGACGTCCTCGCGATGACGGCCGCGGATCGGAACGTCGTCGCCGACGACTGA
- a CDS encoding acyl-CoA carboxylase subunit beta, protein MEDRIEELREKRERALKGGGQDRIDAQHDKGKMTARERIDYFLDDGTFYEFDQLRTHRNHNFGMEEKQLPGDGVITGYGEVDGRKTFVFAHDFTVFGGSLGEVFAEKIAKVMDTAVEVGAPIVGLNDSAGARIQEGVQSLGGFGEIFRRNTEASGVVPQISAIMGPCAGGAVYSPALTDFTFMVKDSSHMFITGPDVIETVTGEEVTFEELGGAVTHASTSGVAQFACDSEEAALDDIRRLLSYLPPNNVEDPPRVEPWDDPERADESLNTVVPEQPRKPYDMRDVFEGVLDEGSFFEVHEEFAKNVLVGFARLDGHSVGVVANQPRVNAGTLDIEASEKASRFVRVCDAFNVPIVTFVDVPGFLPGTDQEHGGIIRHGAKLLYAYSEATVPLLTVITRKAYGGAYDVMASKHLGADVNYAWPTAEIAVMGPKGAVNILYSDELAAADDPEARREELIEEYREEFANPYTAADRGFVDAVIEPPETRSRLVSDLEMLRSKRESLPEKKHGNLPI, encoded by the coding sequence ATGGAGGACCGGATCGAGGAACTGCGGGAAAAGCGCGAGCGAGCGCTCAAAGGCGGCGGGCAGGACCGCATCGACGCCCAACACGACAAGGGGAAGATGACCGCCCGCGAGCGCATCGACTACTTCCTCGACGACGGGACGTTCTACGAGTTCGATCAGCTCCGGACCCACCGCAACCACAACTTCGGGATGGAGGAGAAACAGCTCCCGGGCGACGGCGTCATCACCGGTTACGGCGAGGTCGACGGCCGGAAGACGTTCGTGTTCGCCCACGACTTCACCGTCTTCGGCGGCTCCCTCGGCGAGGTCTTCGCCGAGAAGATCGCGAAAGTGATGGACACTGCGGTGGAGGTCGGCGCGCCGATCGTCGGGCTCAACGACTCCGCGGGCGCCCGGATCCAGGAGGGCGTCCAGTCGCTCGGCGGGTTCGGCGAGATCTTCCGGCGCAACACCGAGGCGTCGGGCGTGGTCCCCCAGATCTCGGCGATCATGGGGCCGTGTGCGGGCGGTGCGGTCTACTCGCCCGCGCTCACCGATTTCACGTTTATGGTGAAAGACTCCAGCCACATGTTCATCACCGGGCCCGACGTCATCGAGACCGTCACCGGCGAGGAGGTCACCTTCGAGGAACTCGGCGGCGCGGTCACCCACGCTTCGACCTCCGGCGTCGCGCAGTTCGCCTGCGACTCCGAGGAGGCGGCCTTAGACGACATCCGGCGGCTGCTGTCGTACCTCCCGCCGAACAACGTCGAGGACCCCCCGCGCGTCGAGCCGTGGGACGACCCCGAGCGCGCCGACGAGTCGCTGAACACGGTCGTCCCCGAACAGCCGCGGAAGCCGTACGATATGCGGGACGTCTTCGAGGGCGTCCTCGACGAGGGGTCGTTCTTCGAGGTTCACGAGGAGTTCGCCAAGAACGTGCTCGTGGGGTTCGCCCGGCTCGACGGCCACTCGGTCGGCGTCGTCGCCAACCAGCCCCGCGTCAACGCCGGCACCCTCGACATCGAGGCCTCCGAGAAGGCCTCGCGGTTCGTCCGCGTCTGCGACGCGTTCAACGTCCCGATCGTCACCTTCGTCGACGTGCCCGGCTTCCTCCCCGGCACCGACCAGGAACACGGCGGGATCATCCGCCACGGAGCGAAGCTGTTGTACGCCTACTCCGAGGCCACGGTGCCGCTTCTGACGGTGATCACGCGGAAGGCGTACGGCGGCGCCTACGACGTGATGGCCTCGAAGCACCTCGGCGCCGACGTCAACTACGCGTGGCCGACCGCCGAGATTGCAGTGATGGGGCCGAAGGGCGCGGTCAACATCCTCTACAGCGACGAACTCGCGGCCGCAGACGACCCCGAAGCTCGCCGGGAGGAGCTCATCGAGGAGTACCGCGAGGAGTTCGCGAACCCCTACACCGCCGCCGACCGGGGGTTCGTCGACGCCGTGATCGAACCGCCGGAGACCCGCTCGCGGCTCGTCTCCGACCTGGAGATGCTCCGGTCGAAGCGGGAGTCCCTCCCGGAGAAGAAACACGGGAACCTCCCGATCTGA
- a CDS encoding Lrp/AsnC family transcriptional regulator encodes MDDLDRQILDILRRDARTPYTEIAEQVGTSEGTVRNRVERLTEEGVIERFTVSTRTGNIKAMIEVSVKVNVHTTEISERMAEWDQVDFVWQVSGEEDVVLVVDAADTGAVNELITRARELEEVENTKTRLILDERLGRSA; translated from the coding sequence ATGGACGACCTCGACCGCCAGATCCTCGACATCCTGCGGCGCGACGCCCGAACCCCCTACACCGAGATCGCCGAACAGGTGGGGACCTCCGAGGGGACGGTCAGAAACCGCGTCGAGCGGCTGACCGAGGAGGGGGTGATCGAGCGGTTCACCGTCTCCACGCGGACGGGCAACATCAAGGCGATGATCGAGGTGTCGGTGAAGGTCAACGTCCACACGACGGAGATCTCCGAGCGGATGGCCGAGTGGGATCAGGTGGATTTCGTGTGGCAGGTCTCCGGCGAGGAGGACGTGGTGCTGGTGGTCGACGCCGCCGACACCGGGGCCGTGAACGAACTCATCACCCGCGCGCGGGAACTGGAGGAGGTCGAGAACACGAAGACGCGGCTGATCCTCGACGAGCGGCTGGGACGGTCGGCGTAA